In the genome of Bacteroidales bacterium, the window CATTCCCTTAGATGGGTAATTTCTCTTTTGAATTCCAAACCTCTCATACACAGTCCGGTAATAATCCACTGTGCCAAAATCAAAATCCGAATATTAATTTTTCTTGACTTTTTCATTATCATGCTTTAAATCAGTCAAATAATGTTATTAACAAACGTTTTGTGGAAAAAAAATGGATCAGCTATTACTACAATTTCTGCATTCTCATACTATCTTTGCCGCAACCCTTTGGACTTAACATCCTCAGGGCCGATAATTCAATTTTTTATTATCTAAAAACTTATCAGATGATGGTAAAGTTTAAATTAATCGAACGGAAGAACCCGCGCCAACCTGGCGATCCGTCGCGTTATTACGCAATAGGGGTTAATCAGGGTAAAGTGGATATCCGTGAGCTGGCAGACCAGATCTCAGAAAAATCCACCGTGACATCTATCGACACCATTGCAGTGATTGAAGCGCTGCTGAAGGTGATTCCCCGCGAGCTTGCCAATGGCAGGATCGTTACACTGGGCGACCTCGGTACGCTCAGGTTGACTTTAAAAAGCGAAGGCTCTGATCAGCCGGAGAAGTTTAGCGCAACGATGATCAAGGGTACCAAACTCCATTTCCGTCCCGGGAAAGAGGTGAGAAAGGTGCTCAACAACATCAGTTACGCTAAAACAAAAGCAGAACAGAGCCTTCCGTAATTGCATTTAAATGCAATTAAAAATGCCGTACAAAATACGGCATTTTTTTTTACCCCTCCAAATCTGTAATTACCATCAGATGACTTGTAATTACACCTAAGCCTTTAAGAATCTTTAAGATAAAGCAATATTTAAATTTTGTTAAAATTTTATCCCGGCTGCCTTCACCACTAAATTGACCATTGGATAGCCACCTGAATTTTTTACCAATCTTCAGCTCAAATGAGTCCAAAAGCTGCTTGTGATTTGCTGCGGTTAATAACCTTGTATAGTTTTATACACCATGATGCAGCAAGCATGATGGCAGGCAGAAATGTTTAGTTCGGTAGAATGAGGCGAAAATTGTATCTATTACATCATTTCAATTTGTATTTATAGGCGAAAGTCCGGAATATGATCCAGAATTCAATGCACGTTGATGATCAGTTACCGTCCATTTACTTCGAAAATAGTTCGCTTTTGCCTCATCGTAAAATTTATCAAGTCATTTTAATCAAAACTAAAGACTTTTATTTCATTTTCTCAAACCATTTGAACTAAATGATAACAAAGGCTTTTTGAAAAAGTAAACATGCGTTTTGATCTGCAGTATTTATCTACCTTACCAATTATGTAAGATGTCAATTTTTAACACAATCGTGAAATTCAGCCCATTTAATCTCAATTATTACAGTTTCATTTCAAGAAAAATTTCTATTTATGTAGTACTGGTTTTCAATAGCAATTACTTAAACGCCCTGACTGAATTATCAGTCAAGGCGTTTTGAGGGTAGTGTAAACATTGGATTACAATGTTTTAATTTTCAGATTCCTATTGTTTAATTATCTTGAAAGTTTGGACGAAATTTGAGGATTTAATCGAAAAGAGGTAAACACCCAATGGTAGGTCCGAAACGTCAAACGTCATTTCCCTTCTATTATCTGATACGGTGAAGTACGTTTGCTTTATTAAATCTCCCATGACATTTAATATTGAAATATTATAAAATTCCTCTGTTAAGTCCTTAGCTTTAATCGTAATGAAATTGGTTGTTGGATTTGGAAATATTTCAAAAATTCTTTTTGTACCAACTTTTTCATCGGTATCATTAGGACATGTAACAGTAATGTAATCCTGAACCGACTTAATGTTTGATCCACATTCGTCTGTAACCTCAAGGCTGACCAAAAAACTTCCAGAATTTTCGAATAAGATTCCCGATGGATTTGTTTGAGTTGAAATGATAGGGGTTTCATCGCCAGTATAAATAGTCCAAAGCCACGATGCAGAGCCAGAGGTTTCTGAAAAATCAATGAAATCCACAACCAATGGACAAGTACCAGAAGTCTTTGATGCTGTAAAATTTGAAATTGGGTTCATGCATTCTGGACATAAACTAGAATCAGATAGAATTATGTTATCAATGCCGATTAAATAATCAGATGCTGTGCAATTCCAGGAAGATGATGATGATGCTGTTAAAGGATTTGAAGAAAATGAAGAACCACTAATATTAACGTTAAGAAGATCAGCATCAGCACAAGAAAAGTCATTGAAACTAACCTTATAAATACTTAACATATTCTCTGAGGCACCTTCTAAATCCAAAGAATTAAAACCAACAAGAACGAAACGATTATCAAAAGTCTGCTTAATCGAATAAGCGAAGATATCTTTAAAGGTTTTTTGCTCAGTGATATTAAATTCTGAGTCCATTGAAACAATATTAAAAAACTCTCCATCTTGCAAATAGGCATAAAACTCATTTACTTCTTGCCCAAAAATAATTGGTTCAAAACTTATTGGTAATTGCTTACAATCCGTCACAATTCCTAATGAATTAAGCTTCAAAATGTACCCATTTGAGAAATGACCAAGATTGTCATTGGTTGCTATACCCACAATAATGTCATCGTTATCGGTTATGACTAAACTTGTGATGTTATCAGAATTGTTGAGATTTCCTGAATATTTCCTACTCCAGTTTAAGTCTCCATTAGGACCTACCTTTATTATGAATCCATCAATACTATTATTTCCTGAATTGCCATCAAGAATATAACCATAAACAATCAAATTTCCTGAATTATCTACAATTAAATCTTTAATACCCAACAGAGTATTAGCATATGTAGAATAAGTGTAATATTTTTGCCAAACAGGGTTCCCGGAGAAATTAATTTTTAATAGCCCAATTCCATTACTTGTTTGACAAATACCAACATATCCTGTTGATGTTGTGCAAAATTTATTAAAAGTTAGGTTTAATCGCTTTGAAAACAATCTTTGTCCATTCTCATCAATTTCCATTATCATGGAGTAATTATCGTAATAGAAGCATAATAAATAGCCGTTTTGGGATCTTAAAATCTTTAACCAATTACTTGTCTCAAGATTTTCTATTGTTTTAGTCCAAACGACAGTTCCATTTTTGCTAATTTTAGAGTAAATAATTCCACCTGTATTTTGTGATGAGAAATTATAATTACCCAGGGTTACAAAACTACTATCGAAACTGGACTGGACAATATCATAGTAAATTCCTTGAAAATCAGCGTTATCATTTATAAAAAATGAAGTTGCAAATGTAGTAATTGTTGCTTCATTATAAATATTAATGAAGTTGTTCTTTACTTCTGAACTTGTCCCATATTGATTGGTAACGATCAGTCTAACAGTGAAATATCCTGGAGACAAATAGTTATGCTGTGGATTCTGAAGGGTACTTGATGAACCATCACCAAAATTCCACAAC includes:
- a CDS encoding HU family DNA-binding protein — translated: MVKFKLIERKNPRQPGDPSRYYAIGVNQGKVDIRELADQISEKSTVTSIDTIAVIEALLKVIPRELANGRIVTLGDLGTLRLTLKSEGSDQPEKFSATMIKGTKLHFRPGKEVRKVLNNISYAKTKAEQSLP